From Acinonyx jubatus isolate Ajub_Pintada_27869175 chromosome B2, VMU_Ajub_asm_v1.0, whole genome shotgun sequence, a single genomic window includes:
- the ZSCAN9 gene encoding zinc finger and SCAN domain-containing protein 9 codes for MNTDSKEVLPMDVHGPEAWEELTVKVETESRLQMQESRLKRSSPLAREVFRTRFRQLCYQETPGPREALTQLRELCRQWLRPHASTKEQILELLVLEQFLTILPKELQAWVQEHCPESGEEAVILLEDLEKELDEPQLEMVAYGQGREVCSRETVPLGEQTSLSLQSQPEEPQLPRDTAQESRPTGETDTFLFSTPVVLPQLKGAGEPWSDNRGALQGACSDGTSMAEDREVVPRKDCPKIAESRGEVLSAQTWEEARGGPGPGQGWAEGRRGGPPGRGWHTCDECGKTFAQNSGLTRHRRVHTGERPYACGECGKAFSRSSGLFNHRGIHDAHRRYRCRECGKAFSQSAGLIQHQRSHRPERPHRCAQCGKSYGRRSFLLEHERSHTGERPHRCARCGKDFTRQCNLIRHQKTHAAAGPR; via the exons ATGAATACAGACTCAAAGGAGGTTTTGCCCATGGATGTACATGGTCCTGAGGCTTGGGAAGAACTGACCGTGAAGGTGGAGACGGAAAGTCGCCTCCAGATGCAGGAATCCAGACTGAAACGTAGCAGTCCCCTGGCGAGGGAAGTCTTCCGAACGCGCTTTCGACAGCTGTGTTACCAGGAAACTCCTGGACCCAGGGAGGCCCTCACCCAGCTCCGTGAGCTGTGCCGCCAGTGGTTGAGGCCTCATGCGAGCACGAAGGAGCAGATCCTGGAGCTGCTGGTGCTGGAGCAGTTCCTGACCATCCTGCCCAAGGAGCTCCAGGCCTGGGTGCAGGAGCACTGTccagagagtggggaagaggctgtGATTCTGCTGGAGGATCTGGAGAAGGAGCTCGATGAGCCACAACTTGAG ATGGTAGCCTACGGACAGGGACGAGAAGTCTGCTCTAGAGAGACGGTGCCTCTAGGCGAGCAGACCTCACTGAGCCTTCAGTCCCAGCCCGAGGAGCCCCAGCTCCCTCGTGACACTGCCCAAGAGTCCCGCCCTACTGGAGAGACAG ACACATTCCTGTTTTCCACACCTGTTGTCCTCCCCCAGCTAAAAGGAGCAGGAGAACCGTGGTCTGACAACAGAGGAGCCCTACAAGGCGCCTGTTCTG ATGGAACGAGCATGGCTGAGGACAGAGAAGTGGTGCCGAGGAAAGACTGTCCTAAGATAGCGGAGTCCCGCGGGGAAGTCCTTTCCGCACAGACCTGGGAGGAGGCACGCGGGGGGCCCGGGCCTGgacagggctgggcagaggggcGCCGGGGCGGCCCCCCGGGGCGGGGATGGCACACATGTGACGAGTGCGGCAAGACCTTTGCCCAGAATTCGGGCCTCACCCGCCACCGCAGGGTGCACACGGGCGAGAGGCCCTACGCGTGCGGCGAGTGCGGGAAGGCGTTCAGCCGCAGCTCGGGGCTGTTCAATCACCGCGGCATCCACGACGCGCACCGGCGGTACCGCTGCCGGGAGTGCGGGAAGGCCTTCAGCCAGAGCGCCGGCCTCATCCAGCACCAGCGCAGCCACCGGCCGGAGCGGCCGCACCGCTGCGCCCAGTGCGGGAAGAGCTACGGCCGGCGCTCCTTCCTCCTGGAGCACGAGCGCAGCCACACGGGGGAGCGGCCGCACCGCTGCGCCCGCTGCGGAAAGGACTTCACCCGCCAGTGCAACCTCATCCGCCACCAGAAGACTCACGCGGCCGCCGGGCCGCGGTGA